TTCTTCCGGTTTATCAAAAATCCCGAACCATAATAACGGCATCTTGGCTCCATCTTTTACTTTAAAAGATTTTTCAAAAGCAGGTGCCGCTTCATAGGAAACATATCCCGCTGCATAATGCCCCTGTTGAATCGCTTCCTGGACTTTTTGGAATTGGGGAAGGACATCCCCAATTGAATGGGCGGTGAACACTTTTTTCGGGTTCGTAAAATAAAGAGGCCGGCTGTCACCTTGTTTATCTGTGAAGTGAAATATTAAGGATAAAGGATCTTCTCTTTTCATTCTTCTCTCCTAACTTTGTTTATGAAGACAATCGGTATGTATTTTATAAAAAAGCTTGCAGACACGTAATCTGCAAGCTCATTCTTTGACACTTATTTCATTCCAGTAACTTCTGCAATGATTTCATAAGAACGAAGGCGTGCATCCTGATCATAAATGGCAGAGTTTATAATCATTTCATCCGCCTGTGTTTCATTTAAAAATGACTGCAACTGCTCTTTAACCTCTTTTGGATTTCCTATAATGGAAGCGTTCAGCTGCTTCATGACAATGGCCTTTTCATATTCTGTCCAAAGGCCTTCCATCGTATCAACTGGAGGAGCAAGTTGACCAGGCGTGTTCCGTATCAAATTCAAGAACTGCTGTTGATAAGATGTAGCAATCCTTTGCGCTTCTTCCGTAGTATCAGCTGCAAATACATTGATACCAACCATGACATAAGGTTTATTGAGAACGTCGGATGGTTGGAAATTATTGCGGTAACGAGCTAAAGCTGGTTGAGTATTTTCAGGGGAAAAATGGCTTGCAAATGAAAATGGCAATCCCAGCTGTGCTGATAATGCTGCACTGAAGCCGCTTGAACCAAGCAGCCAAATCGGGATATCCTGTCCTTCGCCAGGTATGGCGCGAACACGATTATGTTTAGAATCCGCATCTAAATAGCTACGGAGCTGTGCCAATTGTTCAGGAAAATCCTGTCCGTTATTACGTACATCACCCCGGAGTGCCATGGCTGTAAATTGGTCGCTTCCCGGAGCACGCCCCAGTCCTAAATCTATTCTACCAGGATACATTGCTTCCAATGTTCCAAATTGTTCTGCGATAACCAGCGGTGCATGATTCGGTAGCATTATGCCTCCAGATCCCACACGAATCCTTTCCGTCCTACCTGCAACATAGCCTATAAGCACTGACGTTGCAGAGCTTGCAATCCCAGGCATGCTATGGTGTTCTGCAACCCAGAAACGGTTATAATTCCATTGCTCCGCATGTTTAGCTAATTCTACTGTATTTTTAAAAGCTCCCGAAACTGTACCACCCTCAACGATAGAAGCCAGATCCAGAACGGAAAAAGAAATGTCGCTAAGTTTTTTTGCATGTTGATCAGCATTCATATCTTCATCTTCTTTCTTTCAATTATGATTAATTGGACGCAAAGCCATCATATAGAAAATGTACACAAAATGCACATAAAATGCTCGAACGGATTAACTGTTAAGAATTTCCCTGGCAATCAAACGAAACGAATTAAGCCGATCCTCCAACTTATGAGTGATGGTTATCAGCATGATTTCATCTGCTTGATATTTCTCCTGAATCTCCAAAAGATGATACTTCACTTGTGAAGGAGTACCAAAAATCAGTTTTTTATCCATGGTTTCCATCAATGCTTTTTCTTTTTCAGTCCAATCATGGTTCCTTACTTCTTCTATACTTGGAACCTGCTTTCTTTCCCCTTGTCCACTTTGAATTTTCCATAGAATGTTACTAAGAGCGATTTCTTTCGCACGTTCCTCCGTTTCTGCGCATATGGCCGAAACCGTAACGATCGTTTTAGGTGCTTTAAGTAACCCTTTTGTTTGAAAGTCCTCACGGTACTGGTGAAAACTCTGCACGCCATCACTTTCACTCATGAATTCACCAAACGCATATGCAGTGCCATTCTCAGCGGCTAGTTTTGCACTTTTCCCGCTTGTTCCCAATATCCATGGTTCAGGCGGTACCACTGGGATAGGAGCAGCTGAGACATTTGAAAAAGGATGTTCTTTCGGAAATTCATCTCTTAGAAAATACAACAGTTCTTGAACAAGTTCTGGCATTTTGTAAACATTCTGAAGAAAATTATCGGATAATGCCATCGTTGCTTCGGCAGATCCACCAGGAGCACGCCCCAGTCCTATATCAATCCGTCCTGGGAAAAGTGTTGCAAGCATATTATAAGTCTCTGCTATCCTATATGGCTTATAATGTGGAAGCAGCACTGCCCCTGATCCAATCCGGATTTTTTTTGTTTGTGCACCAATGTAGCTTATCAAAACCTCTGGAACGGAACAGGCCAATCCCGGCAGATCATGATGTTCAGTTAACCAGATTCTGCTATAACCAAGTCTATCCCCTTCTTGCGCTAGTTGTAATGATGCCTGCAATGCTTCTTGTGCTGACTGTCCGGATGCAATTGGGGATTGATCCAAAATGCTCAGTTTCATTTTATTACCGCCTTTCTTGCCTTTCGTAACTTAATGGTAAATCATAACTAGTCGAAAGTCGCTTGAAAAGCTTGCTTTGTTTTTTTAGTTTGCAGCCTTTAACGGAAATTATAAGGAGTTGAAACTAAATTGGGGAGTAGAAGTGAATAATATATTCTAGCGAGGTGTTTGATATAATACATTAATTGCGCAGGTGCTTAAGGAGT
The DNA window shown above is from Peribacillus sp. FSL P2-0133 and carries:
- a CDS encoding LLM class flavin-dependent oxidoreductase; its protein translation is MNADQHAKKLSDISFSVLDLASIVEGGTVSGAFKNTVELAKHAEQWNYNRFWVAEHHSMPGIASSATSVLIGYVAGRTERIRVGSGGIMLPNHAPLVIAEQFGTLEAMYPGRIDLGLGRAPGSDQFTAMALRGDVRNNGQDFPEQLAQLRSYLDADSKHNRVRAIPGEGQDIPIWLLGSSGFSAALSAQLGLPFSFASHFSPENTQPALARYRNNFQPSDVLNKPYVMVGINVFAADTTEEAQRIATSYQQQFLNLIRNTPGQLAPPVDTMEGLWTEYEKAIVMKQLNASIIGNPKEVKEQLQSFLNETQADEMIINSAIYDQDARLRSYEIIAEVTGMK
- a CDS encoding LLM class flavin-dependent oxidoreductase, whose protein sequence is MKLSILDQSPIASGQSAQEALQASLQLAQEGDRLGYSRIWLTEHHDLPGLACSVPEVLISYIGAQTKKIRIGSGAVLLPHYKPYRIAETYNMLATLFPGRIDIGLGRAPGGSAEATMALSDNFLQNVYKMPELVQELLYFLRDEFPKEHPFSNVSAAPIPVVPPEPWILGTSGKSAKLAAENGTAYAFGEFMSESDGVQSFHQYREDFQTKGLLKAPKTIVTVSAICAETEERAKEIALSNILWKIQSGQGERKQVPSIEEVRNHDWTEKEKALMETMDKKLIFGTPSQVKYHLLEIQEKYQADEIMLITITHKLEDRLNSFRLIAREILNS